The Coffea eugenioides isolate CCC68of chromosome 8, Ceug_1.0, whole genome shotgun sequence genome has a segment encoding these proteins:
- the LOC113781232 gene encoding nuclear transcription factor Y subunit A-3-like isoform X2 has protein sequence MADAARNSTSGDETHGRRAEQYQRSPLLCVSADFTVSQVQLDYNKSLACIPFPSSESYFGGLVAAYGPNALVCPPMVGMLHARVPLPPLQCAEGMPVLVNAKQYRAILRRRRIRAKHEAQNKMLKFRKPYLHESRHKHAVRRPRGSGGRFLNTKDIKPSNLSSPSYTEDAPLKMLAGDISGSEARLSESCSWAASTPSGSDVTSIFNGDDIFQHPENQVSASSFHMGMRVGKDSTHLEAGNLLFLSIDGRARN, from the exons ATGGCTGATGCTGCAAGAAACAGCACTT CTGGTGATGAAACTCATGGAAGGCGTGCAGAGCAGTACCAGAGATCACCTCTTTTGTGTGTCAGTGCAGATTTTACTGTTAGCCAAGTACAGTTGGATTATAACAAGTCATTG GCTTGCATACCCTTCCCCAGCAGTGAATCCTACTTTGGCGGGCTTGTAGCTGCTTATGGGCCAAATGCTCTT GTATGTCCTCCTATGGTGGGGATGCTGCATGCAAGAGTTCCACTTCCTCCTCTTCAATGTGCAGAGGGCATGCCTGTCTTGGTCAATGCTAAGCAATATCGTGCAATCCTCAGACGAAGACGAATCCGTGCAAAGCACGAGGCTCAGAACAAAATGCTCAAGTTCCGAAAG CCCTACCTTCATGAATCTCGACATAAACATGCGGTAAGGAGACCTCGGGGTTCTGGAGGGCGCTTTTTGAATACGAAGGATATAAAGCCATCCAACCTTTCATCTCCAAGCTATACTGAGGATGCTCCTCTTAAAATGCTTGCTGGAGATATATCTGGCTCCGAAGCTCGGCTCTCAGAAAGTTGTAGTTGGGCAGCTTCCACCCCATCTGGCTCTGATGTCACAAGCATATTCAATGGTGATGACATCTTCCAACACCCAGAGAATCAGGTGTCAGCCTCTTCTTTCCACATGGGCATGCGTGTCGGAAAAGATTCAACACATTTAGAAGCTGGCAACCTGCTTTTCTTATCCATTGATGGACGTGCTCGAAACTGA
- the LOC113779405 gene encoding subtilisin-like protease SBT1.5, with protein MAISSNLPLLPAALFLLLLPTSSVLATERERKTFIVRVHPDAKPSIFPTHQHWYESSLTSLLSSHHSTAATATSPPPPPPPLLLHTYSTVFHGFSAQLTVSQAHALHSFPGILAVIPEQVRQLHTTRSPQFLGLKTSDSAGLLKESDFGSDLVIAVIDTGIWPERKSFDDRDLGPVPPKWKGACVPGRDFLATSCNRKLIGARYFSNGYEATNGKMNETTEYRSPRDSDGHGTHTASIAAGRYVFPASTLGYARGVAAGMSPKARLAAYKVCWNSGCLTLLARVPKGLSLTLKPSRRTFLGFSPPFGDAI; from the coding sequence ATGGCCATCTCTTCCAATCTTCCTCTCCTCCCTGCTGCACTGTTTCTCTTACTCCTCCCAACATCATCTGTCTTAGCCACTGAAAGAGAGCGCAAGACCTTCATCGTACGAGTTCACCCTGATGCTAAGCCTTCCATCTTCCCCACTCACCAGCACTGGTACGAGTCCTCCCTCACCTCTCTCCTCTCATCTCATCATTCCACCGCTGCTACTGCCACTTCCcctccccctcctcctcctcctcttcttctccaCACCTACAGCACCGTCTTCCACGGCTTCTCTGCTCAGCTCACTGTTTCCCAAGCTCACGCCCTTCATTCCTTCCCCGGCATTCTCGCTGTTATTCCCGAGCAAGTCAGGCAACTTCATACCACGCGATCCCCTCAATTTCTCGGCCTTAAGACCTCCGACAGCGCCGGCTTGCTCAAGGAGTCCGATTTCGGCTCCGATCTTGTCATCGCTGTTATTGATACTGGGATATGGCCCGAGAGGAAATCCTTCGACGATCGGGACCTTGGCCCCGTTCCCCCCAAGTGGAAAGGCGCCTGCGTCCCCGGGAGGGACTTTCTGGCCACTTCCTGCAACAGGAAATTGATCGGAGCTAGGTACTTCAGCAATGGCTACGAGGCCACCAACGGGAAGATGAACGAGACCACCGAGTATCGCTCGCCCAGGGATTCAGACGGCCATGGCACCCACACCGCTTCCATTGCCGCCGGCAGGTACGTCTTTCCTGCGTCGACTCTGGGGTACGCTCGCGGCGTGGCTGCTGGGATGTCCCCCAAAGCTCGCTTAGCTGCGTATAAAGTTTGTTGGAACTCCGGCTGCTTGACCCTTCTGGCAAGAGTTCCGAAAGGCCTGAGCTTGACCTTGAAACCCTCCAGAAGAACATTTCTGGGATTTTCGCCACCATTCGGGGATgcaatttag
- the LOC113779403 gene encoding uncharacterized protein LOC113779403, translated as MGSDQRVVCVKKVKQKVAEEWDESMPLPGDIIEGIAAGAAANTFIPAKARSVLSSQLGSFSRQTEVIWLKVRRGDSVLKLQACVVKKGCSKLQRRFTIRAASDERHVVGLADLTHEQCTALQEMSRKIVTMDSRGFNKEAIKYDWKMKVGTYIPDEGSTVISSILFMPLEKEHNIEATTTRTMAWFSAAVSSGAPLVFVNIQTEQITNSKRSNIPAKESARIRQQKYTTDVQRLQGIRLWFLPGVAEVSFKLAPENGETRFGMNISRIDEVTEKSSLTVDKYQQSSGFVYVHSVTKETAAERAGLGDLLEQANKTGHLVVISRLEGRSLMPSTVSSDGLIHCGDNAEIKDTLTSAIEELDSIRIHIMSWPNNMIHQAPQPLDVSTLRPPQY; from the exons ATGGGCAGTGATCAGAGAGTGGTTTGTGTGAAGAAAGTGAAGCAAAAAGTGGCAGAAGAATGGGACGAGAGCATGCCATTGCCTGGAGACATTATAGAAGGCATAGCGGCAGGTGCTGCTGCTAACACATTCATACCAGCCAAGGCAAGGTCAGTACTTAGTTCACAACTTGGAAGCTTTAGTCGACAGactgaagtgatttggttgaagGTGAGGAGAGGGGATAGCGTACTCAAGCTCCAAGCATGTGTGGTGAAAAAGGGATGTTCAAAGTTGCAAAGGAGGTTTACCATTAGAGCAGCCTCTGATGAGAGGCATGTTGTGGGTTTAGCAGATTTAACTCATGAACAATGTACTGCACTCCAAG AAATGAGTAGGAAGATTGTGACTATGGACTCCAGGGGATTCAATAAAGAAGCGATAAAGTATGACTGGAAAATGAAAGTTGGGACCTATATTCCGGATGAGGGGTCTACAGTTATTAGTTCCATTCTTTTCATGCCTCTGGAGAAAGAGCACAACATTGAAGCCACCACAACGAGAACCATGGCCTGGTTTTCAGCAGCTGTTTCTTCAGGGGCTCCGCTTGTGTTTGTTAACATTCAAACAGAGCAAATTACCAACTCG AAGAGAAGTAACATCCCGGCAAAAGAGAGTGCAAGGATCAGGCAACAGAAATACACTACAGATGTCCAAAGATTGCAAGGTATCAGATTATGGTTTCTCCCAGGCGTTGCAGAGGTGTCATTCAAGTTGGCACCTGAAAATGGAGAAACCAGATTCGGAATGAACATCAGCAGAATTGATGAGGTGACAGAAAAATCATCCCTTACAGTTGATAAATATCAGCAGTCTTCT GGTTTCGTCTATGTCCATTCTGTAACAAAAGAAACAGCCGCTGAACGTGCTGGTCTCGGGGACTTACTTGAGCAAGCAAACAAAACTGGTCATCTGGTCGTGATCTCGCGGTTAGAAGGAAGGAGCCTCATGCCTTCAACAGTCAGCTCTGACGGTCTAATACATTGTGGTGACAATGCTGAAATTAAGGATACACTCACTTCAGCAATTGAAGAATTGGATAGCATCCGGATTCATATCATGTCCTGGCCCAATAACATGATTCACCAAGCTCCACAACCACTTGATGTTTCTACTCTTAGGCCTCCACAGTACTAA
- the LOC113781342 gene encoding solute carrier family 25 member 44-like — protein sequence MSLGAAEEDSASEIHLPADIDWEMLDKSKFFFLGAALFSGVSATLYPVVVLKTRQQVMLNGTPCLKMAASILRNEGLRGFYSGFGTSLMGTIPARALYMGALEMTKSNVGSATVQLGLSEAYASAVANAAAGLSAAMAAQLVWTPVDVVSQRLMVQGSCCSNGRSGNAVALKSYSGGIDAFRKIVYSDGIRGLYRGFGISILTYAPSNAVWWGSYSVVHRTIWGCVGGYGCKKDENGYRPDGKAVVAIQGISAAMASGVSALVTMPLDTIKTRMQVLDGEGSGRSPPTILQTVRNLVKEGGFSACYRGLGPRWASMSMSATTMITTYEFLKRLSTKNQDSFA from the coding sequence ATGAGCTTGGGAGCCGCCGAGGAAGATTCAGCATCAGAAATCCATCTTCCTGCCGATATAGATTGGGAGATGCTTGATAAATCTAAGTTCTTCTTCCTCGGCGCGGCGTTGTTTTCCGGTGTTTCAGCCACGCTTTACCCTGTCGTGGTGTTAAAAACCAGGCAGCAAGTGATGTTGAATGGAACCCCTTGTCTTAAAATGGCAGCATCCATACTAAGAAACGAGGGATTGAGAGGGTTTTATAGCGGATTCGGGACTTCCCTTATGGGGACCATCCCTGCGCGTGCCCTTTACATGGGAGCCCTTGAGATGACTAAGAGCAATGTGGGTTCTGCCACTGTTCAATTGGGATTGTCTGAGGCTTATGCTTCCGCTGTTGCTAATGCTGCAGCTGGCCTAAGTGCAGCCATGGCTGCACAGTTGGTTTGGACGCCGGTTGATGTTGTGAGTCAGAGACTAATGGTTCAAGGAAGCTGTTGTTCTAATGGTCGTTCGGGCAATGCTGTTGCTCTGAAGAGTTACAGTGGTGGGATCGATGCATTTAGGAAGATAGTGTACTCGGATGGAATTAGAGGATTGTATAGGGGATTTGGGATTTCGATACTGACTTACGCCCCTTCCAATGCTGTATGGTGGGGTTCTTACTCTGTTGTGCACCGGACGATCTGGGGCTGCGTTGGTGGTTATGGTTGCAAGAAAGATGAGAATGGGTATAGGCCGGACGGAAAGGCGGTGGTGGCCATTCAGGGGATAAGTGCTGCTATGGCTAGTGGGGTTTCTGCATTGGTTACAATGCCACTTGATACGATCAAGACTAGAATGCAAGTTTTGGATGGTGAAGGAAGTGGGCGTAGCCCGCCTACGATTCTACAAACTGTGAGGAACTTGGTGAAAGAAGGTGGATTTAGTGCTTGCTACAGAGGGTTGGGTCCAAGATGGGCTTCAATGTCTATGTCTGCGACGACCATGATCACCACTTACGAGTTTCTCAAGCGGCTATCGACTAAAAATCAAGACAGCTTTGCTTGA
- the LOC113779721 gene encoding PHD finger protein ALFIN-LIKE 4-like, with protein sequence MDANPQYGPRTVEEVFRDFKGRRAGLIKALTSDVERFYQQCDPDKENLCLYGLPDEQWEVNLPAEEVPPELPEPALGINFARDGMQEKDWLSLVAVHSDAWLLAVAFYFGARFGFDKADRKRLFNMINDLPTVFEVVTGSAKKQSKEKSSVSNHSSNKSKTNSTRGSDTQGKYSRGVLKGEEEDGLDEEDEDHGDTLCGACGENYGADEFWICCDICEKWFHGKCVKITPARAEHIKQYKCPSCSNKRARP encoded by the exons ATGGATGCTAATCCCCAATACGGTCCGAGGACCGTGGAAGAGGTTTTTAGGGATTTCAAGGGTCGAAGAGCTGGCTTAATTAAGGCACTCACTTCTG ATGTTGAACGGTTCTATCAGCAATGCGACCCTG ATAAGGAAAATCTTTGCCTTTATGGACTTCCTGACGAGCAGTGGGAGGTTAATTTACCTGCTGAAGAGGTGCCTCCAGAGCTTCCAGAGCCTGCTCTTGGTATTAACTTTGCTCGAGATGGCATGCAAGAGAAGGACTGGCTTTCCCTGGTTGCTGTGCACAGCGATGCATGGTTACTTGCTGTTGCTTTCTATTTTGGTGCTAGATTTGGATTTGACAAAGCTGATAG GAAACGACTTTTCAATATGATAAATGATCTGCCAACCGTATTTGAAGTCGTAACTGGGTCAGCCAAGAAACAATCCAAGGAGAAGTCATCAGTCTCAAATCACAGTAGCAACAAATCCAAGACAAACTCTACG CGTGGCTCTGATACCCAAGGCAAGTATTCAAGAGGGGTACTGAAAGGTGAGGAGGAGGATGGTCTTGATGAGGAAGATGAGGATCATGGCGATACCTTATGTGGTGCATGTGGTGAGAACTATGGAGCAGACGAATTCTGGATTTGCTGTGACATCTGTGAGAAATGGTTCCATGGGAAGTGTGTTAAGATCACCCCTGCTAGGGCTGAGCACATCAAGCAATACAAGTGCCCATCTTGTAGCAACAAAAGGGCACGCCCTTGA
- the LOC113781278 gene encoding pentatricopeptide repeat-containing protein At1g62720-like translates to MATVANSHLSKRLSPLVPESRWLVNTITSILQKTEYPETELPDILSQFSPHLTPKLVIQVINNQTTPYHSLYFFNWAANLNPNPSNYFHTHHCYIAIADKLISHRLFSLATRLLESHDRYSDFMVGKFIKAHGDLGHLNWAVKLFHHVKEREFGDCLFSYNAVLGVLVKAKRVSLAWGFFGMMIKEAVVKPDVSTYTTMIRGFCQVGMIEHAEKVFDEMSRMGCERNLFTYNTMVHGFCKKGLMENARSIVDKMVESRVYLPDMVTFTTLIDGFCRIGNTDEAMRWFDEMGKRNVRPNVSTYNALINGLCLNGMVDEAKKMQTRMRLSGVKDNVTTQTSLLKGYCAAGRSNEAIQHFREMVGSGLELDQKSYAVIVNEHCKLKMPDKAIALLREMRVKGISPPMYGYNAVLRSLVELGELDKAVLLLKQMPQMGCHPNFLSYSAVICGLVRATGRMQDVWMLVNNMLQDGNRLDTTLYNCLIWGFCEDGNVEMAMNFFLKMIDERYLINLECFEVFVKKLVAEGKLFEIEKLFEQMRKCCPMKEIHSYQKVLDEVLR, encoded by the coding sequence ATGGCCACAGTCGCCAATTCTCACCTCTCAAAACGCCTGTCACCGCTAGTCCCTGAATCCCGTTGGCTGGTCAACACCATAACCTCAATCCTCCAGAAAACGGAATACCCAGAGACGGAGCTCCCCGATATTCTCAGCCAATTCTCACCCCATTTGACGCCCAAATTAGTCATCCAAGTTATTAACAACCAAACAACCCCTTACCATTCTCTTTACTTCTTCAACTGGGCTGCTAACTTAAACCCCAACCCCAGTAATTACTTCCACACACACCATTGCTACATTGCCATTGCTGACAAGCTAATATCCCATAGATTATTTTCTTTGGCAACTAGATTACTTGAATCCCACGACAGATATTCTGATTTTATGGTGGGGAAATTTATCAAAGCTCATGGGGATTTAGGCCATTTAAATTGGGCTGTTAAGCTTTTTCATCATGTAAAAGAGAGAGAATTTGGGGACTGCTTGTTTTCATATAATGCAGTCTTAGGCGTTTTGGTTAAGGCTAAGAGGGTTAGCTTGGCCTGGGGATTCTTCGGGATGATGATTAAAGAGGCTGTTGTAAAGCCTGATGTTTCCACATATACAACAATGATTAGGGGGTTTTGTCAAGTAGGCATGATTGAGCATGCCGAGAaggtgtttgatgaaatgtccCGAATGGGGTGTGAGAGAAATTTGTTTACTTACAATACTATGGTTCATGGGTTCTGTAAGAAAGGTCTAATGGAAAATGCTCGAAGCATTGTAGATAAAATGGTTGAGAGTAGGGTTTATTTGCCTGATATGGTTACTTTTACCACATTGATTGATGGGTTTTGTAGGATAGGGAATACAGACGAGGCCATGAGGTGGTTTGATGAGATGGGGAAGAGGAATGTCAGGCCTAATGTGTCGACCTATAATGCTCTGATCAATGGATTGTGTTTGAATGGAATGGTTGACGAGGCCAAGAAGATGCAGACTAGGATGAGACTTAGTGGAGTGAAGGATAATGTAACGACTCAAACGAGTTTGCTGAAGGGATATTGTGCTGCAGGGCGATCGAATGAGGCTATTCAACATTTCAGGGAGATGGTTGGTTCTGGTTTGGAGCTTGATCAGAAATCATATGCAGTTATTGTAAATGAGCATTGCAAGTTGAAAATGCCAGATAAGGCTATTGCTCTATTAAGGGAAATGAGGGTGAAAGGCATTAGTCCACCTATGTATGGTTATAATGCTGTACTTAGGAGTCTTGTAGAGCTGGGTGAGCTTGATAAAGCCGTACTTCTTTTGAAACAGATGCCACAGATGGGTTGCCATCCAAATTTTTTATCATATAGTGCAGTGATTTGTGGCCTGGTAAGGGCTACAGGAAGGATGCAAGATGTATGGATGCTAGTTAACAACATGCTTCAGGATGGTAATAGGCTCGATACCACTTTATACAATTGCTTAATTTGGGGATTTTGCGAGGATGGAAATGTGGAAATGGCTATGaactttttcttgaaaatgattGATGAGAGATATTTGATTAATCTTGAATGCTTTGAAGTGTTTGTCAAGAAACTGGTCGCTGAAGGAAAGTTATTTGAGATTGAAAAGCTTTTTGAGCAGATGAGAAAATGCTGCCCAATGAAGGAGATCCACAGTTATCAAAAGGTTCTAGATGAGGTTTTAAGGTGA
- the LOC113781232 gene encoding nuclear transcription factor Y subunit A-3-like isoform X1 encodes MQSSCNKDGQSLAPFLITCSSLWNSTEQSKFSPSKSVITGPESSNNEFFHVKQSDLLFQELDSLSTLSTCQSQYVMADAARNSTSGDETHGRRAEQYQRSPLLCVSADFTVSQVQLDYNKSLACIPFPSSESYFGGLVAAYGPNALVCPPMVGMLHARVPLPPLQCAEGMPVLVNAKQYRAILRRRRIRAKHEAQNKMLKFRKPYLHESRHKHAVRRPRGSGGRFLNTKDIKPSNLSSPSYTEDAPLKMLAGDISGSEARLSESCSWAASTPSGSDVTSIFNGDDIFQHPENQVSASSFHMGMRVGKDSTHLEAGNLLFLSIDGRARN; translated from the exons ATGCAAAGCTCTTGCAACAAAGATGGCCAATCATTGGCACCTTTTCTTATTACTTGCTCTTCTCTATGGAACTCTACTGAACAATCAAAGTTTTCTCCTTCCAAGAGTGTTATTACTGGACCAGAATCATCTAACAACGAATTTTTCCATGTGAAGCAATCAGACTTGCTATTTCAAGAACTGGATTCCTTATCAACTCTGTCAACCTGTCAGTCTCAATACGTTATGGCTGATGCTGCAAGAAACAGCACTT CTGGTGATGAAACTCATGGAAGGCGTGCAGAGCAGTACCAGAGATCACCTCTTTTGTGTGTCAGTGCAGATTTTACTGTTAGCCAAGTACAGTTGGATTATAACAAGTCATTG GCTTGCATACCCTTCCCCAGCAGTGAATCCTACTTTGGCGGGCTTGTAGCTGCTTATGGGCCAAATGCTCTT GTATGTCCTCCTATGGTGGGGATGCTGCATGCAAGAGTTCCACTTCCTCCTCTTCAATGTGCAGAGGGCATGCCTGTCTTGGTCAATGCTAAGCAATATCGTGCAATCCTCAGACGAAGACGAATCCGTGCAAAGCACGAGGCTCAGAACAAAATGCTCAAGTTCCGAAAG CCCTACCTTCATGAATCTCGACATAAACATGCGGTAAGGAGACCTCGGGGTTCTGGAGGGCGCTTTTTGAATACGAAGGATATAAAGCCATCCAACCTTTCATCTCCAAGCTATACTGAGGATGCTCCTCTTAAAATGCTTGCTGGAGATATATCTGGCTCCGAAGCTCGGCTCTCAGAAAGTTGTAGTTGGGCAGCTTCCACCCCATCTGGCTCTGATGTCACAAGCATATTCAATGGTGATGACATCTTCCAACACCCAGAGAATCAGGTGTCAGCCTCTTCTTTCCACATGGGCATGCGTGTCGGAAAAGATTCAACACATTTAGAAGCTGGCAACCTGCTTTTCTTATCCATTGATGGACGTGCTCGAAACTGA